Genomic window (Acropora muricata isolate sample 2 chromosome 11, ASM3666990v1, whole genome shotgun sequence):
CCCAGCGTGTATGTTAGAAGTACAGACGGCAGGGTCTCTCAGGGCTTTGGGGGAATAAGGGAACAAAGGACATGACAAAAACTTGCCCCCTTGGCTAGGGCATTAGCTGTTTTACTCTGATTATGCGCGTTGCTAAACTGGATCAATGCTCATGTGCGATTGTGCTCGAACGGTCTGGGGTCGGTTGCTCGAaaaatggttagcgctaaccattggttagaGGTATCGAAACCGATAgctttctatggtagttaacattgGTTAGCACTAATCGTGCTTCAAGCAACTAGGGCCTGGggaccgtttctcgaaagttccgaaccTTTtggggcgcatttcgggtgacataattctctttgtatcttcaaagcaaaGGCGTCTAGATGCAAgtaactttgcagttattttaatttttattccctttacaacatgtgaaaagactagctttacagaataagcaggtcacAGGTTTACAAATAGCTTTTCGAGCCCgcaaagttttcgggactttcaagaaacaggcccctgggcgACAGTCTATGAAGTTCTCAAAATGGCCTCTCAATACCACAGGCCACCCAAACACATAAATCGGATGCTCAGTCAACGTAACGAGTAGTAGGGTTTACATGGGAAACATGAAATGCCAAAATAATCCTAGTTTACTGCGACGAAATTTAGTAAAAGAAACTTGATAGGATacgagcaaatttcaaaagtttattttacttattttaatCGCTGTAACTCAAAATTTCATGTTTCCCATATAAACTCCAGTAATCCAAACAACGCTCATTACTCCGAGATAGCTAACCAATCAGTGTGCTTGGAATAGCAAGATCACTGAATAAGAATACGCTAATAATCCTTACCTACTGCTACATCCTTGCCTAATTGGAGACCGCAGTACTTGACAGCCAAATCAACTCGAGCAACAGCGGGATTCTGCAATGCACATGCCAAGGCATGATATGTTGCATCAGATCGGTACATCTCTTGCCAATGTCTCAGAATAcctaaacaaaatattttatatgATCATAAATGTTTGAAATTATCATTAATCAGTTTTGattaaaactgaaagaaacGGTCTGTAAAACTCTAAGTCATTGCCAGCCTGAGAATGAATGAAGACCAAAGTTAACTacacttttttttgtcttcaaggATATAACATTATTCAGGCCAAACAGCTTTTCCATTCTGATGacctttgaaaacaattatCACTTGTCAAAATCACAAAATCATGTGCTAAGCCACAGTAATTAAACAATCACACTTACTATAGCATTTCTCAGAGTCTTTAGACTTGTTTGCTTCAATCTGATCAACCACAGCATCCGGGACGTTAAGCACTCGGCCAACCATTTCCCTGGAAGGACCAAGCTCATACGCAATGAGAAGGACATCATCTTCGGAAAGGGTTCTAGAGTCCAATGACTCAACCTCATTTGGGTCTGAATTAAAAGAAATAGCTATAAAAGGAATGGCAAGGAACAAGGCTGGTGAAGTGACAGCGACGTCCAAAGCCATAGCTTCCATCCAGGTACTCCATTTTTCTCTTTCGTCAAAACTTGATCCGCTCTGACATAATTAATAGTTCGCTGAATCAATTAGTGGAgtatttcaattattattattattattattattattattattattataaatgcaATGTCGTTTTTAAACCTTCTTTTCAGCGTTCACACATGGAGGACAGATCATATTTTCCACGTCACTCTACGATGTCACACAAAATACGTTAACCCATAGGTAAAAATGGATATTTTATAGAATACAACATGACTCTATACTTGTTACAGACTACAGCTAACGTTtgaattttgttgaaaatttttATAAAAGGTCCATTTTCTCAATTCTAAGGTTTTACAAACCAGAAATCTGTTGCTACAGTTCATGGACTGTACTTGCCGGCTGCACAGTCTCATTCActtcaattctttttttctttttgggtgGAACACGTGAAGAATGGCCTACCAACAGTGGCAAACAAGACGTTAACCCAAAGGCAAAAAAAGATACTACATCAAACACAACATGACTGTACCAACCACAACAGAAAATGTTTCCATGTTACTGAAAACTTTTAAAATATCCTTATAAAAACTCAATGTCCTCAGAATGGGATAAGGTTTCACAAAAGAGAAATCTCTTGCTACATTTCATGGACTGTACCTGCCGGATGCGCACTCTCATTCTCTGcaattccttttttccttttgggtgGAGCACGTGATGAATGGCCTACCAACAGTTGCAAACAAAAGACGTTAACCCAAAGGCAAAAAGGATATTACATTAAACACAACATGACACCCATAGGCAAAAAGTATATTACATTAAACACAACATGACTGTACCAACCACAACAGAAAATGTTTCCATATtactgaaaatttttaaaatctctttATAAAAACTCAATGTCCTCAGAATGGGGTAAGGTTTCACAAAAGAGAAATCTCTTGCTACATTTCATGGATTGTACCTGCCGGATGCGCACTCTCATTCTCTGcaattccttttttccttttgggtgGAGCACGTGATGAATGGCCTACCAACAGTTGCAAACAAAAGACGTTAACCCAAAGGCAAAAAGGATATTACATTAAACACAACATGACACCCATAGGCAAAAAGTATATTACATTAAACACAACATGACTGTACCAACCACAACAGAAAATGTTTCCATATtactgaaaatttttaaaatctctttATAAAAACTCAATGTCCTCAGAATGGGGTAAGGTTTCACAAAAGAGAAATCTCTTGCTACATTTCATGGATTGTACCTGCCGGATGCGCACTCTCATTCTCTGcaattccttttttccttttgggtgGAGCACGTGATGAATGACCTACCAACAGTTGCAAACAAAAGTCGTTAACCCAAAGGCAAAAAGGATATTACATTAAACACAACATGACACCCATAGGAAAAAGTATATTACATTAAACACAACATGACTGTATCATTCATAACAACCGGAAAATGTTTGCATATtattgaaaacttttaaaataTCTTTATAAAAACTCAATGTCCTCAGAATGGGATAAGGTTTCACAAAAGAGAAATCTCTTGCTACATTTCATGGACTGTACCTGCCGGATGCGCACTCTCATTCTCTTCAACTCCTTTTTTCCGTTTGGGTGGAACAATTGAAGAATATCCTACCAACATGGGAACACAAAGGACGTTAACCCATAGGTAAAAAGGATATTACATTAAACACAACTTGACTGTATCAACCACAACAGCCGGAAAATGTTTACTGAAAACGTTTAAAATCTCTTAATAAAAACTCAATGTTATCATGTTTTGATCAAGTTTTACAAATCAAAAACTTGTGTCTTTGTAAAGTAAAAACTTTCTCTTTCCAGGAAAACTTCTTTGAGTACTAATATAACGTAAAAAACAATGTATAAGCCGCCCCTGTATATAAGCCGCACCCGGCCCAATTTGAGAGGCCcaattttggagaaaaaaatagaGACAACTAACATTTAAGttcttttgttaaaaaaaaacaggagaCACAAGTACGGTTTCAAAACACTGACACAGTGTTGTAACGAGTTTTCATGTCAAATAACGAAAGATAGCGAAATTTCAATTGTcatacctttttcttttgagTTCACTATACAAAACTTAGGATGATCTCTCAATgcgattcttttttttttttttttcagtattaaAACTTCGAAACGCTCAAGGAAATTGAAATTCGCAAGCGGTTGAAACAATACGCACGGATATATACTTGTACTTGTCATAACTTTTTCTTTTGAGTTCACTTTCTTTCACTGACAACGTTTTTCgtaaaaataagaaacaaataTCCTATGAAAACTTTATGCATACTATCAATTTAGCGAGCTGCAAACTTTAAACCATCTCTTTGTATACCTGCGAAGTTCTTATTCCGTTTCCGCGTCCTTGATCCCACTCACTAAGCTAGTCCACTTATCAAATTTCTTACAAAATATGTCCAACCACAGCCTTACAAACATTGGCACACATTTGTGTTTAAATAATTTAGTTATCCACATCTTCAATTAACACCAAAATAATGCATTTTTCACACTTCCAATCTTTCAAATAGATCAACGTGCCCTGGTTTCACAGCTTACATGTCTTTACAAAACCCTTCAATGCACTCtcaatgcatttttttccttttttgggtCAATgtcattttatcttttgaaaCTTCTTTCCGGGAAGGAACTTACAACAGCTCACAATAATAGAAGACTGTATGTGTTCTCTATGGACAACTAAATATACaaccaaatttctttttttctcatgagATAATGATTAAGTCTTCTGGCTAGCACATACAAAATCCTTCAATGTACTTTTTTGGGTTAATGTTGTTTCTCTTTTGACACTTCTATCAGCAGAGGAACTTGCTGCAGCTCAAGATTAATGATTGTATGCGTTCTGTATGGGACACCCAATTTCATTGCTGCATTTGTAAGTATATCTATAAACGTACCTACAAAAAAAACGGCGAGGAACAAGGCTAATGCAGTGACAGCGATGTTCAAGGCTATAGTCTCCATTCCCTGCCCTCTAGGTCTTCTTGTTCTCTCCTTTGTCGAAACTTGATTCGCTTTGATTAATAAACAGTTTTCTGAATCAATTAGTGGagtatttttaattatttcaacGGCTTTTTTACCCTTACTTTTCACAAATTTAGAGGACAGATTATATTTTCCACCTGGCTTAGGAAGACTGAAGAAATTCTCGCGTTTACCAggtttatatgggagtgtggaggagctttgccattggtgcaAATAtagtgacatgaatttgtgaataaattggtggaatgagaggcgttcactGATCCCGTGAggatagagtgtacccagttcaaagatgaatttttgttccagATTTTTGCGGGTTTCTGTGTTCCAGTGATGTAAGGATaacccgcaaatagtcatgttgtgctGACAGTGTAGCGTCAAATGAATATAAAATGAAGTGATGACGCTCGATTCGACGTACCGTCTGCTATCTGAGTGTCCCCTTCTGGTTCCATGGTCTGCagtgaataaaaacaaactaattACCTACCAAACAATGAAATGACGTAACATTATTAGAGTAACGGTTATCACTCTTGCCTCACCTTCCGAGACGCCTTCTGATAGAGACAACCACCTCGCCATTTCTTTACACCCAATCAAGATGGGACGACCAAATAAATTGAGAACCGAAAGAAAGCTTGTATTGAAAGGATCTCCCCTCCctttatttcttctttctttaaaCTGTTTATTGGATTTGAAAAACCCCAATGTGTTGCGCTCACGTCGCTCTCAACTACGTGTTATGTATAGTCGACTTATAATAATATAAGTGCTACTTGTCACCTGCATTTCTAATGCTAGCAATCAGTCACCAAGCGTAGTATACTCATTTGCTTACAAGTATTGGCTGAAATCTTTCCAAGTATCTCGCCATCGTTGTGAATATTAGTCATTGAAAACAATCTTTGAATAAACTGGTTCATACTTTATCGAGAAGTTAACAAAGGCATGCATCACGAGTTCCAATTCATCATCCCAAAACTTTGCCTTAAAAAGGAAATCGATTTACCTGGGTATGGGGTACTTCGAACCACATCTCCCATCCAGGACTGACTGTTTCATCGCAGAAATTCTTCAGGCAAATCAGTTCTTCCCCAGGACGAACTCGCAGAAGGTGCAAGCAATCGTCTTGATCACAACTCGTCCTCTCGTGAAGATGACACGTGCATTCCAGGCAATAGGTGCACACAACACTCAGCTCATATCGAAGATTGCTTAACCAAGAAAGGTCACGTGAAAAGTCATCTAAGGTTCTCTCGATAAAGTTGCGAACTTCAATAGCCATTTTGTTTGAGGCAATCATCGACTGGGATTTGCAGGAAGACGGATTCCTTGTCTTTAAAACGATTTTGATGAACCTCTTTCTGCAAATCAGGATAAGAGCAAATGTAATCTGTTTTCCGATGAAAAGCCTGGCTccattgttgaaaagctgtggAGTTTCTTTTAACCTATTTTCCGAACACCAATGAATGAACTTCGACACAAGCTGAGGAAAGAGCCCATGCGGAACAAAAccatcaagaaaatgaagaaccAGTGGACACGGATCACATCCAGACGGCTTGATCTCCCACAGTCCTGATGGCGATGATCTTAGCTGCGTCGGAACAAAATATCTTTGTTCATCTTGGTTTTTGTCAGTGGCAATCGAAAATTTGGCAATCAGCCCATGCCGCTCCATCAAATCCAGAATATCTTGTTTGCAAAGGCCTTTGTCCATGAACTTGGAAAATACGTGGTCGACTAGTGCTATGCTCAGAATTCCGTTTACTTCCAGGTCTCTCCACCATTTCCTGTGCTTAGGATCCTGGATTCGACGGAAACATAAACACAAAATTCAACTTGCCTCCAGCTAGAGACAACAGATGAAAACCCCCGACATTTCCTTATCTAAGACTACCTGAAAGAATTTAGGCCTCTCCCCATGGCATGCATTGAATTTCAAGAAAGATTTAAGACCTGGACTCCACAGTTTAGAGGCATAGCGCCCAGACTCTCCTGGAGCACAGCCGTATTAGAGCAACCAAACTCGGAAGGCCACACTTCGACCCCTAATGGGAACACTTGCAATTTTCTCCAAGTCACACGAGTCACAGAAAGATGTGTTaaattttttacatgatttttttttttggatagaGGGAAAATTCATCCTAAAGAAGGCGATAAACAGAAATGCAAGAGTAGTCAACAATACTTACAGTCTCGTCAAAAGGCGGCACAGTTATAAGTTGCCTGAACAGGTCGATCAGCCACTGGGCCTGCAGCACTACAGTTTGGCCATGCTTTACAATCACACCGAGATCATGATagaaattcaacatggctgTCACTTCTTCCTCATCTTCGATTTGGCAAACTTGTCGAATAACAGAGAGAAGTTGATCAAGATCCATGAAGTATGTCTGCTTGGCAACAAGAGCATCAACagctctttcaaacttgaaccACCTAGGAAAAGAGAAATATTGCTGTGAAACACTCAGGGGACGGATGCTCAAgccatggttagcgctaaccattggttgaGAAGTATCTTCCGTAagtaacgctggttagcgctaaccacgtTTCCAACAACTAAGGCCTAAACACCTAAGGGCCTGGATTTGCATGCAGATGATCTGGCAGATTGAAATCATGCTCTGGTCAACTCCATGCTTTAGCGAATTGGACTACGTAACCAAGTTCAGTtacatttgaaattattttttcactaTTGTTTCCCTCATAACTGTTTTTTACCGAGGTGGTGAACTAGCTGGATAACCAAAGGCACATTCACAATGACATTACAAACCGTTCACTCTTGTTATATCTTATTCTTTTCTATTTTAGCAAATACTGTTTTCTGTCTTGGTGTCACAGTAAATTAAAGCAAAGTTACGAAGTTTTTCTTACGGCGTGCGCATATATTTAAAACTTAAAGCATTTTGGACTGTGTACAAAAAGTAAATTATAATCAACATAACCGCGCCAAAGAAacccaactggtcagtttcttATTAGAAGAGCATGGAGAACTGAGTTTAGGATATCTGGAAACAAATTCTGGTTGTGGCATGAGCGAGATTTCCATCAAGGTCACCCGCAACCGACTGATGTGATGTGATTCTCGGCTTAATAACACTGACACTAAATGTAAATTGATTTATACTACAAAGCATCAATGAAATCGGATAAACCGGCCTTCATACCTCAACGGCACCTCTTCACCCATGTAGGGTTCATTTTTCAAGATTTCTATGATTCTTTGACGCAGCTTTTGCACACCTTCGTCGTTTTCTGTCTTGTTATCGACAGCAAAAAATGGAGCTGTGACGTGTTGCTCATACTCCTTGTATTCTAAACTCTCCTTGATGTGCTGTTCCATGGTACTTACTTCTTCGAAAGGCTGATCTAAATTTGTTCCAACGATAATCACTGGCGGCTGTAGATAGGACAGCTTCTTTCCTCGATGGGCAACGTTTTCCTTGGTAGCAGATCGAATGTTGTGGACTGACACTAGCCAAGACAACAAATTATCCAAATTGGTTTCATTGTTCGCATTATCGAGCCTGAGCTTATGGACGCCTTGTCTGACACAAGGCTCTGCTGTTTCCAGTAAGTTCTTATTGAGATTATACACCAAGATGTAAACTGCTCGCCCAGACAGAAACACGGAATGTGAAGCATAATAAAGATGCTGGCCGGCAAAATCCCAAAGAGTTAAGGTTACTTCCTCAGATTTGATATCATCTTCTAGTTGAAGGCTTTGTAAATAACGCACAACTAATTCAGTGACATCGTTTGCAATTAGGTCTGTGACATCTTTTGGCAAAGTCGTGGAATTGTCGTTTTTGTCAACTGGCTTTTGTTCAGAGAATGCTTTCTGTCCATCCTCTACAATCATGCTTTTCTCTTTCGTGTCGCTCCCTGGTTCGTCTACATCTGACAATAACTTTGGCTCCTCGTAATATTTCCTTTCCTCTTGCTCATCAGTGATCTACAAAAAAAGAGCTGCACCAAACAGAGCTGCACCAAACAAAATAATGACTAAGGCAATTTTAGCATGTAAGCCTCAGGGAGTGACCTCTTCCCAGCCTCCTTACCATCTCATGGACATACAGAAGATAAATGTTATTGAGTGTTTTCCAATCTCTGCTTCCTTGATAAAAATAAGCGCTATGAGATCCCTAAAGGAAACCGAGAAACATTCAACACCTGATGATCATGATGCTGTAGATAAGCAGGTTCGGATTAGACTCATtggaaaacgtttttgaaattTCACTGTATCTCATAAAACAGTGTTAAAATTGTGACTTCTTTCCTGGTATTCAGAAACAAGAAGCACTTGAAAAAGAGAACAACTTTCTTCATCACATCAGGATAATCGCTTTGCGCATGCTCCGAATCAAATCAGGTAACCAATTACGTCATATAAAACTAATACGTCATACCTTCACTTCCACCACATCAGAATCAGTAGCGGTTGAATCGTTGTCATTTGCTTTGGTCCCTCTCAAATCCATGACAATGAGCCTTGCGAGTTCTTCTTCGAACTCCGAACTTCGTTTACTCGGcatccaattctggactttatcCACGTCGAGTTCACATTTCGACCAGTCCACTTCAACTCCAACAGTGCTCTCTTCCTCCGGGTCAAAAGGCAAACCGAGAAGAGATTTCTTTAGGCTTGTTTTTCCTGCACGATCTTGTCCAAGCAGCATGATGCGCCCGCGATAGACTTTCACTTTGCCACTTTCCATGGCCTTTTGAAAAGCACGCTCTGCCTCAGGGCCCCGGCCCCTAATTTCCGCTGGTACAGACGAGCCTGCATCCTTACCTGCTGCTGCTACATCCTTGCCTAATTGAAGACCGCAGTACTTGACAGCCAAATCTACTCGGTCAACAATGGGATGCTGCAATGCACGTGCCAAGCGACGATATGATGCATCGGTTGCGTACATCTCGCGCCAATATCTTACAAGACCTACACAAATTATGTTACATAATCATAATTGTTTGCAattatcacaaattttaaaatggaaaagaaaTCCTGGAATAATTTTGATTGGAACAGAAGGAAACAGCCAGTAAATCGCCCGAACGAATGAAGACAGAACTAAGTTAACTAGCAGCGTGTTTTTTGTCTTCAAGCAGATAAAAACATTGTTTAGGCCAAAAAGCTCTTTCTATTTGATGacctttgaaaacaataatactTCTCAACATCAAAAACTATGCAAACTCATGTGTTAACCCATGATAACTCTGAAAACTACACAATTACACTTACTATAGCATTTATCAAAGATTTCAAACTCGTCTGCTTCAATCTGATCAATCGCAGAATCCGGGACGTTCAGCATTCGGCCAACCGTTTTCCATGAAGGACCAAGCTCACGCGCAATGAGACGAACATCATCTCTTGAAATGGTTCCAGGCTTGAATGATTCACTTTCATCGAAGTCTGAATTACAAGAGTAATCAGTATCTATCAAAAGAAGTGGGAGGAACAAAGGTAGTGCAGTGCATGGCAGTCATTTCCAAAAGCCATAGCTTCCCTTCCCTACCCTTAAAGAATTCCATCTCC
Coding sequences:
- the LOC136888891 gene encoding uncharacterized protein isoform X8: MLQRVDVLQELHKVKVVLMSPWQHTQTSAVPDQAVVAVNLGDQGPSSTSEAVVFPDLTTKNQYIVCDVVSSDRENEIDDALGEGRFYTTNKRPFKSLGEYQKAIEYHKNRLKTAIEIGDQAGEERAYETLSNSYHLLGDHRKSVEYHNKHLKIAIESGDWGGQGAAYGNLGIAYSSMGDYRKSIEYLEKHLKIAIEIGDRGVEGNAYGNLGISYRRLGDYQKSIEYLEKGLKIAIEIGDRDGEGKAYGNLGISYQRLGDYQKSIEYLEKGLKIAIEIGDRGGEGNAYGNLGISYRRLGDYQKSIEYLEKGLKIAIEIGDRDGEGNAYGNLGNSYQRLGDYQKSIEYLEKGLKIATEIGDRDREGKAYGNLGTSYQRLGDYQKSIEYLEKHLKIATEIGDRDGEGNAYGNLGTSYLGLGDYQKSIEYLEKRLKIATEIGDRDGEGAAYGNLGVAYSSMGDYRKSIEFLEKRLKIATEIGDRGGEGAAYGNLGVAYSSMGDYRKSIEYHEKSLKIAIEIGDRDGEGKAYGNLGYPYRRLGDYRKSIEYLEKGLKIAIEIGDRQREGEAYGSLEIPYSSLGDHRKCIEYLEKRLKIAIEIGDRGGEGNAYGNLGNSYQRLGDYQKSIEYLEKGLKIAIEIGDRDGEGNAYGNLGISYKRLGDYQKSIEYLEKGLKIAIEIGDRDREGKAYGNLGISYQRLGDYQKSIEYLEKGLKIAIEIGDRDGEGNTYQNLGYSYQRLGDYQKSIEYLEKGLKIAIEIGDRDREGKAYGNLGISYQRLGDYQKSIEYLEKGLKIAIEIGDRGGEGNTFGNLGIAYRSLGDYRKSIKYLEKGLKIAIEIGDRGGEGKAYRNLGTSYQGLGDYQKSIEYLEKGLKIAEEIGDRGGEGAAYGNLGIAYSSLGSRGKRLLYPEVTTAPKRQSQNTGIPENTDYSCNSDFDESESFKPGTISRDDVRLIARELGPSWKTVGRMLNVPDSAIDQIEADEFEIFDKCYSLVRYWREMYATDASYRRLARALQHPIVDRVDLAVKYCGLQLGKDVAAAGKDAGSSVPAEIRGRGPEAERAFQKAMESGKVKVYRGRIMLLGQDRAGKTSLKKSLLGLPFDPEEESTVGVEVDWSKCELDVDKVQNWMPSKRSSEFEEELARLIVMDLRGTKANDNDSTATDSDVVEVKITDEQEERKYYEEPKLLSDVDEPGSDTKEKSMIVEDGQKAFSEQKPVDKNDNSTTLPKDVTDLIANDVTELVVRYLQSLQLEDDIKSEEVTLTLWDFAGQHLYYASHSVFLSGRAVYILVYNLNKNLLETAEPCVRQGVHKLRLDNANNETNLDNLLSWLVSVHNIRSATKENVAHRGKKLSYLQPPVIIVGTNLDQPFEEVSTMEQHIKESLEYKEYEQHVTAPFFAVDNKTENDEGVQKLRQRIIEILKNEPYMGEEVPLRWFKFERAVDALVAKQTYFMDLDQLLSVIRQVCQIEDEEEVTAMLNFYHDLGVIVKHGQTVVLQAQWLIDLFRQLITVPPFDETDPKHRKWWRDLEVNGILSIALVDHVFSKFMDKGLCKQDILDLMERHGLIAKFSIATDKNQDEQRYFVPTQLRSSPSGLWEIKPSGCDPCPLVLHFLDGFVPHGLFPQLVSKFIHWCSENRLKETPQLFNNGARLFIGKQITFALILICRKRFIKIVLKTRNPSSCKSQSMIASNKMAIEVRNFIERTLDDFSRDLSWLSNLRYELSVVCTYCLECTCHLHERTSCDQDDCLHLLRVRPGEELICLKNFCDETVSPGWEMWFEVPHTQTMEPEGDTQIADGYSSIVPPKRKKGVEENESAHPAGHSSRAPPKRKKGIAENESAHPAGHSSRAPPKRKKGIAENESAHPAGHSSRAPPKRKKGIAENESAHPADPNEVESLDSRTLSEDDVLLIAYELGPSREMVGRVLNVPDAVVDQIEANKSKDSEKCYSILRHWQEMYRSDATYHALACALQNPAVARVDLAVKYCGLQLGKDVAVVSKPLKDLVNDASDSLEEICKRLDTQLAGLGYYEDVAKYYDYDVFTIKARFKRSPDGPSKALILAIIAEYPDVTVESFAEVVVKQTRREDVARLLREFDCKW
- the LOC136888891 gene encoding uncharacterized protein isoform X4; translation: MLQRVDVLQELHKVKVVLMSPWQHTQTSAVPDQAVVAVNLGDQGPSSTSEAVVFPDLTTKNQYIVCDVVSSDRENEIDDALGEGRFYTTNKRPFKSLGEYQKAIEYHKNRLKTAIEIGDQAGEERAYETLSNSYHLLGDHRKSVEYHNKHLKIAIESGDWGGQGAAYGNLGIAYSSMGDYRKSIEYLEKHLKIAIEIGDRGVEGNAYGNLGISYRRLGDYQKSIEYLEKGLKIAIEIGDRDGEGKAYGNLGISYQRLGDYQKSIEYLEKGLKIAIEIGDRGGEGNAYGNLGISYRRLGDYQKSIEYLEKGLKIAIEIGDRDGEGNAYGNLGNSYQRLGDYQKSIEYLEKGLKIATEIGDRDREGKAYGNLGTSYQRLGDYQKSIEYLEKHLKIATEIGDRDGEGNAYGNLGTSYLGLGDYQKSIEYLEKRLKIATEIGDRDGEGAAYGNLGVAYSSMGDYRKSIEFLEKRLKIATEIGDRGGEGAAYGNLGVAYSSMGDYRKSIEYHEKSLKIAIEIGDRDGEGKAYGNLGYPYRRLGDYRKSIEYLEKGLKIAIEIGDRQREGEAYGSLEIPYSSLGDHRKCIEYLEKRLKIAIEIGDRGGEGNAYGNLGNSYQRLGDYQKSIEYLEKGLKIAIEIGDRDGEGNAYGNLGISYKRLGDYQKSIEYLEKGLKIAIEIGDRDREGKAYGNLGISYQRLGDYQKSIEYLEKGLKIAIEIGDRDGEGNTYQNLGYSYQRLGDYQKSIEYLEKGLKIAIEIGDRDREGKAYGNLGISYQRLGDYQKSIEYLEKGLKIAIEIGDRGGEGNTFGNLGIAYRSLGDYRKSIKYLEKGLKIAIEIGDRGGEGKAYRNLGTSYQGLGDYQKSIEYLEKGLKIAEEIGDRGGEGAAYGNLGIAYSSLGSRGKRLLYPEVTTAPKRQSQNTDFDESESFKPGTISRDDVRLIARELGPSWKTVGRMLNVPDSAIDQIEADEFEIFDKCYSLVRYWREMYATDASYRRLARALQHPIVDRVDLAVKYCGLQLGKDVAAAGKDAGSSVPAEIRGRGPEAERAFQKAMESGKVKVYRGRIMLLGQDRAGKTSLKKSLLGLPFDPEEESTVGVEVDWSKCELDVDKVQNWMPSKRSSEFEEELARLIVMDLRGTKANDNDSTATDSDVVEVKITDEQEERKYYEEPKLLSDVDEPGSDTKEKSMIVEDGQKAFSEQKPVDKNDNSTTLPKDVTDLIANDVTELVVRYLQSLQLEDDIKSEEVTLTLWDFAGQHLYYASHSVFLSGRAVYILVYNLNKNLLETAEPCVRQGVHKLRLDNANNETNLDNLLSWLVSVHNIRSATKENVAHRGKKLSYLQPPVIIVGTNLDQPFEEVSTMEQHIKESLEYKEYEQHVTAPFFAVDNKTENDEGVQKLRQRIIEILKNEPYMGEEVPLRWFKFERAVDALVAKQTYFMDLDQLLSVIRQVCQIEDEEEVTAMLNFYHDLGVIVKHGQTVVLQAQWLIDLFRQLITVPPFDETDPKHRKWWRDLEVNGILSIALVDHVFSKFMDKGLCKQDILDLMERHGLIAKFSIATDKNQDEQRYFVPTQLRSSPSGLWEIKPSGCDPCPLVLHFLDGFVPHGLFPQLVSKFIHWCSENRLKETPQLFNNGARLFIGKQITFALILICRKRFIKIVLKTRNPSSCKSQSMIASNKMAIEVRNFIERTLDDFSRDLSWLSNLRYELSVVCTYCLECTCHLHERTSCDQDDCLHLLRVRPGEELICLKNFCDETVSPGWEMWFEVPHTQTMEPEGDTQIADANQVSTKERTRRPRGQGMETIALNIAVTALALFLAVFFVGYSSIVPPKRKKGVEENESAHPAGHSSRAPPKRKKGIAENESAHPAGHSSRAPPKRKKGIAENESAHPAGHSSRAPPKRKKGIAENESAHPADPNEVESLDSRTLSEDDVLLIAYELGPSREMVGRVLNVPDAVVDQIEANKSKDSEKCYSILRHWQEMYRSDATYHALACALQNPAVARVDLAVKYCGLQLGKDVAVVSKPLKDLVNDASDSLEEICKRLDTQLAGLGYYEDVAKYYDYDVFTIKARFKRSPDGPSKALILAIIAEYPDVTVESFAEVVVKQTRREDVARLLREFDCKW